In one bacterium genomic region, the following are encoded:
- a CDS encoding glycosyltransferase family 39 protein, which produces MKNLKYNILAGLIITSALILAVFSVKNDSVTTDESPHVSAGYSYLTQKDMRLNPEHPPLMKDLAAIPLLFKKINFDAGHYSWQNDINGQWTFGTHFLYESGNNPDKIIFNARLAVMLIFVLLGIVVYIWAKERYGGKTGLFALFLTVFSPNIMAHGRYVTTDVAASFAFVLGTYFFVKFINNQTKKNLLFAGLAFGVAQLLKFSLIILVPLFIFTGLVYWIVSKKISFSRLILSLVAIFTIGYLLVWPVYQFHVWKYPVERQKADTTFTLRSYPVKPLANAVIWMTDKPLLRPYAQYSLGLLMVFQRTGGGNTTYYMGDVASVAWKSYFPIIYLLKEPIPILALIALAVISVLPRNKWRWSSIKFWISNNFTEFVWLTFIVIYWGLSIKGNLNIGVRHVLPTFPFIYMLTAGQISSWVKTGLKPIKVLVVCIFAIWLGMETLSTYPYYLSYYNEFASGPDNGYKYAVDSNLDWGQDLKRLTNFVNENNIEKIKLDYFGGGNPEYYLGNKYERLDANDTSQRHGWLAVSATLLQNGRATATKGFQGDTTFYKWLNDYEPVTKIGYSIFVFKID; this is translated from the coding sequence ATGAAAAATTTAAAATATAATATTCTTGCTGGGTTAATAATTACTTCGGCTTTAATATTAGCCGTTTTTTCGGTCAAAAACGATTCTGTAACCACCGATGAATCGCCTCATGTTTCGGCTGGCTATTCCTACCTAACGCAAAAAGATATGCGCTTAAACCCAGAACATCCGCCTTTGATGAAAGATTTGGCGGCAATTCCCCTATTATTTAAAAAAATTAACTTTGATGCAGGGCATTATTCTTGGCAGAATGATATCAACGGCCAATGGACTTTTGGCACGCACTTTCTTTATGAAAGCGGAAACAACCCCGACAAGATAATTTTTAATGCCAGGCTCGCTGTAATGCTTATCTTTGTTTTGTTAGGCATTGTGGTTTATATATGGGCAAAAGAAAGATACGGCGGTAAAACCGGATTGTTTGCATTATTTTTAACTGTATTTTCGCCCAACATTATGGCGCATGGCCGTTATGTAACCACCGATGTCGCCGCCTCATTCGCTTTTGTTTTAGGTACTTACTTTTTTGTTAAGTTTATAAACAATCAAACAAAAAAGAATTTATTGTTTGCTGGCTTAGCGTTTGGCGTGGCTCAACTTTTAAAATTTTCTTTAATAATTTTGGTGCCATTATTTATTTTTACGGGACTCGTTTATTGGATAGTTTCAAAAAAGATTTCTTTCTCGCGACTTATCTTGTCCCTAGTGGCTATTTTTACTATTGGCTATTTGCTAGTCTGGCCAGTTTACCAATTTCACGTCTGGAAATATCCCGTCGAAAGGCAAAAAGCCGATACAACATTTACTTTGCGTTCTTACCCAGTTAAACCTTTGGCTAATGCTGTTATTTGGATGACGGATAAACCATTACTGCGCCCCTACGCTCAATATTCGCTTGGGCTTTTGATGGTTTTTCAAAGAACCGGCGGTGGCAACACAACTTATTATATGGGCGATGTGGCCTCTGTTGCTTGGAAAAGTTATTTCCCCATAATCTATCTGCTTAAAGAACCCATTCCCATTTTAGCTTTAATAGCCCTCGCTGTTATTTCTGTTTTGCCGCGAAATAAGTGGCGTTGGTCATCAATTAAATTTTGGATTAGTAACAATTTTACCGAATTTGTCTGGCTAACTTTTATAGTTATCTATTGGGGTTTAAGCATAAAAGGAAACTTAAATATTGGAGTCAGACATGTTTTGCCAACTTTTCCATTTATATATATGCTTACAGCTGGGCAAATTTCTAGCTGGGTTAAAACTGGTTTAAAACCAATAAAAGTTTTAGTTGTTTGTATTTTTGCCATATGGCTTGGTATGGAAACACTAAGCACTTACCCCTATTACCTTTCGTACTATAACGAATTCGCTAGTGGCCCAGATAACGGTTATAAATATGCGGTAGATTCCAACCTAGATTGGGGGCAAGATTTAAAACGTTTAACAAATTTTGTTAATGAAAATAATATAGAAAAAATAAAACTAGATTATTTTGGCGGTGGCAACCCAGAATATTATTTAGGCAATAAATATGAACGTTTAGATGCTAACGATACTTCGCAACGCCACGGCTGGCTAGCAGTTTCGGCTACTCTATTACAAAACGGCCGAGCCACCGCCACCAAAGGCTTCCAAGGTGATACAACGTTCTATAAATGGTTAAACGATTACGAACCCGTAACTAAAATTGGGTATTCTATATTTGTTTTTAAAATTGATTAA
- a CDS encoding type IV secretion system DNA-binding domain-containing protein, translating to MSEILLGFFPSVGLLFGLFLAGLIVFYLVVGSIKNRGRVARGLNMELFLILIPQDEYLEPGQKPKTDKERTQPMEQLYSVFASMMEKGSWRIFEFGQPYLVWEIAYIKNEIRFYVSVPARYKDMLVRAVHSVSSEAVVEPAPDYNIFIPEQGGGVAASYLRTRRSSFLPIKTYQDLEVDPLNEIATHFSKLIDNEGAVMQILMRPSPKKFNKTAFKITKKMQEGYSFDKAFHLVKKSWLAPFKVKAEKANPVLTPQDQEIIKGIENHAAKPNFEVNIRLVASAPTEERAELILKDFETSFNQFNFPNLNDFSESREKKKNIIFEFSFRLFDENKKIILSSEELASIYHLPHQGIRVPKIKWLKARSAPAPWGMNDGPYLGWNEFRSEQTIVRIAPDDRRRHSYIIGQTGTGKSTLLQEMIRQDVEMGNGIAVLDPHGDLVEYTLSHIPQHRWKDVILFDPSDIERPIGINMLEAASTEERDFVVQEMMSIFYKLFPPETMGPMFEHNMRNAMLTLMADEADPGTLVEIPRIFTDKEFQKNKVAKVTDPIVKSFWEKEMAQTSDFHKSEMLGYLVSKVGRFIENGMMRNIIGQTKSGINFAQIMNEKKILLANLSKGKVGDVNANLLGLMIVGKLQLNAMRRAYISESERVDFYLYLDEFQNFTTDSIATILSEARKYRLSMVMAHQYIAQLTDKIKAAVFGNVGTMIMFRIGVEDAEFLKPQLAPLFNERDLINLDNHNAYVKLMFKGQTSRPFNLKTYPPVQGNAETIKVVKNLSRMTYGKEREVVEQEILARARLGPSLEQAQPQLQPNEPKFNL from the coding sequence ATGTCTGAGATTTTATTGGGTTTTTTCCCTAGCGTTGGTTTATTGTTCGGCTTATTTTTAGCCGGGCTTATTGTTTTTTATCTGGTTGTTGGCTCCATTAAGAATCGCGGGCGGGTAGCTCGCGGGCTTAATATGGAGCTTTTTTTAATTTTGATTCCCCAAGATGAATATTTAGAGCCTGGGCAAAAACCTAAAACAGACAAAGAAAGAACTCAGCCTATGGAACAGCTCTATTCTGTGTTTGCTTCTATGATGGAAAAAGGCTCATGGAGAATTTTTGAATTTGGCCAGCCCTATTTGGTTTGGGAAATTGCCTATATAAAAAATGAAATTAGGTTTTATGTTTCTGTGCCTGCTAGATATAAAGATATGTTGGTAAGGGCGGTGCATTCTGTTTCTTCGGAAGCTGTGGTTGAACCCGCGCCCGACTATAATATTTTTATACCAGAGCAGGGTGGCGGGGTAGCCGCTTCTTATTTAAGAACGCGTCGCAGTTCTTTTTTACCTATAAAAACATATCAAGATTTAGAAGTTGATCCTTTAAATGAAATTGCTACGCATTTTTCAAAACTAATAGATAACGAAGGCGCGGTCATGCAGATTTTAATGCGGCCATCTCCTAAAAAGTTTAATAAAACAGCTTTTAAAATTACTAAAAAAATGCAGGAGGGCTATTCTTTCGATAAAGCCTTTCATTTGGTTAAAAAATCGTGGCTGGCTCCGTTTAAGGTAAAAGCAGAAAAGGCTAATCCTGTTTTAACTCCCCAAGATCAAGAAATTATAAAAGGCATAGAAAACCATGCCGCTAAGCCTAATTTTGAGGTTAATATTCGTTTAGTAGCTTCGGCCCCAACCGAAGAACGGGCCGAACTCATATTAAAAGATTTTGAAACTTCTTTTAATCAGTTTAATTTTCCTAATTTAAATGATTTTTCAGAAAGCAGAGAAAAAAAGAAAAATATTATTTTTGAATTTAGCTTTAGGCTTTTTGATGAAAATAAAAAAATAATTTTAAGTTCCGAAGAACTGGCCAGCATCTATCACCTGCCTCATCAAGGTATTAGAGTGCCAAAAATTAAATGGTTGAAAGCCCGTTCGGCGCCTGCGCCTTGGGGCATGAATGATGGGCCGTATTTGGGCTGGAATGAATTTCGTTCAGAGCAAACTATTGTCAGGATTGCTCCAGACGATCGTAGAAGACACTCTTATATTATTGGTCAAACCGGAACCGGTAAATCTACTTTGTTGCAAGAAATGATCCGCCAAGATGTAGAAATGGGTAATGGTATTGCGGTGTTGGATCCGCACGGTGATTTAGTTGAATATACTTTATCGCATATTCCACAACACAGATGGAAAGATGTAATTTTGTTTGATCCTTCCGATATAGAACGCCCGATTGGCATAAATATGCTGGAAGCGGCCAGCACCGAAGAAAGAGATTTTGTGGTTCAGGAAATGATGTCGATCTTTTACAAGTTATTTCCGCCCGAAACTATGGGGCCGATGTTTGAACATAATATGCGAAATGCCATGCTTACGCTGATGGCCGACGAGGCTGACCCCGGCACTTTGGTGGAAATTCCAAGAATTTTTACCGATAAAGAATTTCAAAAAAATAAAGTAGCCAAAGTCACCGATCCCATAGTTAAATCTTTCTGGGAAAAAGAAATGGCTCAAACCAGCGATTTTCATAAATCGGAAATGTTGGGTTATTTGGTTTCCAAAGTGGGCCGGTTTATAGAAAATGGCATGATGCGAAATATTATTGGCCAAACAAAATCTGGCATAAATTTTGCCCAAATAATGAACGAGAAAAAAATACTTTTGGCCAATCTTTCTAAAGGCAAAGTCGGCGACGTTAATGCTAATCTTTTAGGTTTAATGATTGTGGGCAAGTTGCAGTTAAATGCTATGAGACGCGCGTATATTAGCGAATCGGAAAGAGTGGATTTTTATTTATACTTAGATGAATTCCAAAATTTTACTACCGATTCTATAGCCACTATTCTTTCCGAAGCCAGAAAATATCGCTTAAGCATGGTAATGGCGCATCAGTATATTGCCCAGCTGACCGATAAAATTAAGGCTGCGGTTTTTGGCAACGTCGGCACCATGATTATGTTTAGGATTGGTGTGGAAGATGCAGAATTTTTAAAACCGCAGTTGGCTCCACTTTTTAATGAGCGCGATTTAATAAATTTAGATAATCATAATGCCTATGTTAAACTTATGTTTAAAGGGCAAACATCGAGGCCGTTTAATTTAAAAACTTATCCGCCGGTTCAGGGCAATGCTGAAACTATAAAAGTTGTTAAGAATTTGTCGCGTATGACTTATGGTAAAGAAAGGGAGGTGGTAGAACAGGAAATATTGGCGCGAGCTAGGTTGGGGCCATCTTTAGAACAGGCTCAACCCCAGCTTCAACCCAACGAACCAAAGTTTAATCTTTAG
- a CDS encoding NAD(P)-binding domain-containing protein yields MKIPTDFIESNFSAADFLANCDEVFRLYGQGLATMPPREQNVDALGRFTLKMPASIPGYTGYKFIEELPSESQGKLGQRSAVIKIQPENNEVASNAIEMDAEYITNMRTGAAGALGLKYFAPQVKSVAILGTGKISKAVALCLAELGVTTINVHSRNAENREKFKQEIIKHSVFDNIILHDSIASALVDTQAILSAVPTPEPILFFKDLPAGVFISVMGGDSRTTQLDKEIMIRAIVIPDNEEQCKKSGEFKQALTEGYYQDINFARIDNRVANIGDASLGRLELGDGVKVAYFTGLAVQDVNAAKMVYEKFIKTA; encoded by the coding sequence ATGAAAATCCCAACAGATTTTATAGAAAGTAATTTTTCTGCGGCAGATTTTTTGGCTAATTGCGATGAAGTTTTTAGATTGTATGGGCAAGGCCTAGCCACTATGCCGCCCCGCGAGCAAAATGTAGATGCACTGGGTCGGTTTACTCTAAAAATGCCAGCGAGTATACCGGGCTATACAGGATATAAATTTATAGAAGAGTTGCCATCCGAATCTCAAGGCAAGTTAGGTCAAAGGAGCGCGGTTATAAAAATCCAGCCTGAAAATAATGAAGTCGCGTCAAACGCGATTGAGATGGATGCTGAATATATAACCAATATGCGAACTGGCGCGGCTGGCGCGCTTGGTTTAAAATATTTTGCTCCACAAGTTAAATCTGTTGCCATATTAGGTACGGGAAAAATTTCCAAAGCCGTTGCTTTGTGCCTTGCTGAATTAGGGGTAACTACTATAAATGTTCATAGTCGCAACGCTGAAAATAGAGAAAAATTTAAGCAAGAAATTATCAAACACTCGGTGTTCGATAATATTATACTACATGATTCAATCGCTTCTGCTCTAGTCGATACTCAAGCGATTTTGAGCGCTGTGCCTACACCGGAGCCGATATTGTTTTTTAAAGATTTGCCAGCAGGGGTTTTTATATCAGTTATGGGTGGCGATTCTCGCACGACTCAGCTTGATAAAGAAATAATGATACGGGCAATTGTTATTCCAGATAACGAAGAACAATGTAAAAAAAGTGGTGAGTTTAAACAGGCTTTGACCGAGGGTTATTATCAAGATATAAACTTTGCAAGAATAGATAATCGCGTAGCCAATATAGGTGATGCTTCATTGGGCAGATTAGAACTCGGCGATGGAGTTAAAGTAGCTTATTTTACTGGCCTTGCTGTTCAAGATGTTAATGCCGCCAAAATGGTGTATGAGAAGTTTATAAAAACTGCTTAA
- the rhuM gene encoding RhuM family protein yields the protein MKNIKKNKELVIYQAKSGAIEFRGDFTHETIWATQAQISEVFQAERSVVTKHIRNILKDKELDATSVCAKFAHTADDGKIYQVQFYNLDMILSVGYRVNSKKATIFRQWATKTLKSYVVDGFAINKNRIAKNYEQFLSIVENIKKILPVGSSVNAGDAIELISLFADTWLSLDAYDKGILPKGKLTKKKVELTAEKITDSLNKLKAELIHKKEATNIFGTERSKGSVAGIVGNVMQTFGGKELYESAEEKAAHLLYFIVKDHPFIDGNKRSGAFAFAWFLRQANILDTKKITPSALTALTVLVAESSPNHKDKIRQQLQVLRDKNYLEFMGRGVYRVR from the coding sequence ATGAAGAATATAAAGAAAAATAAGGAATTAGTGATTTATCAAGCAAAAAGCGGAGCTATTGAGTTTCGGGGTGATTTTACGCACGAAACTATCTGGGCTACGCAGGCTCAAATATCCGAGGTTTTTCAGGCTGAACGTTCGGTTGTGACAAAGCATATTAGAAATATCCTAAAAGATAAAGAATTAGATGCTACTTCAGTATGTGCAAAATTTGCACATACTGCCGACGATGGAAAAATATATCAAGTGCAATTCTATAATCTTGATATGATTTTATCGGTTGGTTATCGGGTTAATAGCAAAAAAGCAACTATTTTTCGCCAGTGGGCAACTAAAACACTAAAAAGCTATGTTGTAGATGGTTTTGCTATAAACAAAAACCGAATTGCTAAAAATTACGAACAGTTTTTAAGCATTGTAGAAAACATTAAAAAGATTTTACCTGTAGGGTCTAGTGTGAACGCGGGAGACGCCATTGAACTTATATCGCTTTTTGCGGATACTTGGTTATCGCTTGATGCTTACGACAAAGGCATTTTACCAAAAGGAAAATTAACAAAAAAGAAAGTTGAGTTAACTGCAGAGAAAATTACCGATAGTTTAAATAAACTAAAAGCAGAGCTTATTCATAAAAAAGAAGCCACTAATATTTTTGGTACGGAAAGAAGCAAGGGTTCTGTGGCAGGAATTGTTGGTAATGTAATGCAGACTTTTGGCGGTAAGGAATTATATGAAAGCGCAGAAGAAAAAGCGGCACATTTGTTATATTTTATAGTTAAAGATCACCCATTTATCGATGGCAATAAACGATCGGGTGCTTTTGCGTTTGCTTGGTTTTTAAGACAAGCGAATATTCTAGATACTAAAAAGATAACTCCTTCCGCGCTTACCGCACTTACAGTTCTTGTGGCAGAAAGTAGCCCAAACCATAAGGATAAAATTCGTCAACAATTACAGGTTTTACGTGACAAAAATTATCTTGAATTTATGGGTAGAGGTGTATACAGAGTTAGATAG
- a CDS encoding glycosyltransferase family 39 protein: protein MKKITFLTLLGILAVSVFFRFYQIKETPSGLYPDEAVNGVNALEALAYKDWKIFYPENYGREGLFINLQSISVNHFGAYPWALRIVSGIFGVLTVLGLFLLTRVLWGDRIALLSSYMMAISFWAVNFSRIGFRAIMLPFVLVWAFYFFWSGILKQNRYLIIVSGLIYGLGFHTYISWRLSPLLILLVFLMLLVKKDYNKKFILKSVLWFSIAGFIVMSPLALYYFNNIPDFFGRAGDVSIFKTASPAKAFAESAVKTLGMFNIYGDANWRHNLSTRPELFWPFGLGFIIGLASVLRRFTSDRNFFLISWFFVMLLPNFLAPEGAPHALRALGAMPAVFIMSAIGLNNFYNWAQNKLDHNSKNIKRIKKEFTYLCLLSLILCGVWEFRTYFVVWANKMQVITSFETRLTHIANYLNGLDSKTQKYVVVNETGSIIKGVSIQAQPIMFLAHKQNIKYLNTTEIDSIPLNLTDATIVLTKYDPELFQKIMAKYPKAHEANLITFKAIRIQ, encoded by the coding sequence ATGAAGAAAATAACCTTTTTGACTTTGTTAGGTATTTTAGCTGTTTCTGTTTTTTTTAGATTTTATCAAATCAAAGAAACTCCATCGGGTTTATACCCCGACGAAGCAGTTAATGGTGTAAATGCCTTAGAGGCTTTAGCCTATAAAGATTGGAAAATTTTTTATCCCGAAAACTATGGCCGAGAAGGCTTATTTATAAACCTTCAATCCATAAGCGTTAACCATTTTGGTGCTTACCCTTGGGCTTTAAGAATAGTTTCGGGAATATTTGGCGTTCTTACCGTTTTAGGCTTGTTTTTACTAACTCGAGTTTTATGGGGCGATCGCATAGCTTTGCTTTCTAGCTATATGATGGCGATAAGTTTTTGGGCGGTTAATTTTTCGCGCATAGGTTTTCGGGCAATTATGCTACCGTTTGTTTTAGTCTGGGCTTTTTATTTCTTTTGGTCTGGAATTTTAAAACAAAATCGATATTTAATTATTGTTTCAGGCTTAATTTACGGTTTAGGCTTTCATACATATATTTCTTGGCGATTATCTCCCCTTCTTATACTTTTAGTTTTTTTAATGCTTCTTGTTAAAAAGGATTACAACAAAAAGTTTATTTTAAAATCTGTTTTATGGTTTTCTATAGCAGGCTTTATAGTGATGTCTCCCCTCGCTTTATACTACTTTAATAATATTCCCGACTTTTTTGGCCGGGCCGGTGATGTTTCTATTTTTAAAACTGCCTCACCCGCAAAGGCTTTCGCTGAATCTGCAGTAAAAACATTGGGTATGTTTAATATTTACGGCGACGCTAACTGGCGACACAATCTTTCCACTAGGCCTGAACTTTTTTGGCCTTTTGGCCTAGGTTTTATTATTGGCCTTGCTTCTGTATTAAGACGTTTTACCTCGGATAGAAATTTCTTTTTAATTTCTTGGTTTTTTGTAATGTTATTGCCCAATTTTCTTGCACCCGAAGGTGCGCCCCACGCCTTGCGTGCTTTAGGCGCCATGCCGGCTGTATTTATTATGTCGGCTATAGGCTTAAATAATTTTTATAATTGGGCTCAAAATAAATTAGATCACAATTCAAAAAACATAAAGCGCATTAAAAAAGAATTTACTTACTTATGTTTACTAAGTTTGATTTTATGTGGCGTTTGGGAATTTAGAACTTACTTTGTTGTTTGGGCCAACAAAATGCAGGTTATAACTAGTTTCGAAACTCGCTTAACCCATATTGCCAATTACTTAAATGGTCTAGACTCTAAAACTCAAAAATATGTAGTAGTTAACGAAACTGGCTCTATAATAAAAGGCGTTTCTATACAGGCTCAACCTATAATGTTTTTGGCGCACAAACAAAATATAAAATACCTAAACACAACCGAAATTGATTCTATCCCCTTAAATTTAACCGATGCGACTATCGTTTTAACAAAATACGACCCAGAATTATTCCAAAAAATAATGGCCAAATATCCCAAGGCGCACGAAGCTAACTTGATAACATTTAAAGCGATACGAATACAATGA
- a CDS encoding Panacea domain-containing protein: MVKNVTKINQKKYRNAIIFFAKRIQNGTLGKLKMMKLLYYLDFDFFEKYGRSVTGDEYLRFENGPVPRMAEKILKEMDGQEIKITKRKIGNGYNDQQHIEVLVADFDVNVFEKEELLMLEEIAVKWDKFTGSEMKNASHGEAPWIATKPNEVIDYNLSLYRNKYGEMANI, translated from the coding sequence ATGGTTAAAAATGTAACTAAAATCAATCAAAAAAAGTATAGAAACGCCATTATTTTCTTTGCAAAAAGGATTCAGAATGGCACTTTGGGTAAGCTCAAAATGATGAAGCTTTTATATTATCTAGACTTTGATTTCTTTGAAAAATATGGCCGTTCAGTTACTGGTGATGAATATCTTCGTTTTGAAAACGGACCTGTACCTCGTATGGCAGAAAAAATTCTTAAAGAGATGGATGGGCAAGAGATAAAAATCACTAAACGAAAAATTGGAAATGGATATAATGATCAACAGCACATCGAAGTTTTAGTGGCTGATTTTGATGTAAATGTTTTTGAAAAAGAAGAATTGTTAATGCTTGAAGAAATTGCCGTTAAGTGGGATAAATTTACTGGATCAGAAATGAAAAATGCCAGTCACGGTGAAGCTCCGTGGATTGCTACTAAGCCAAATGAGGTTATTGATTATAATTTATCTCTCTATCGTAACAAATACGGCGAGATGGCAAATATTTGA
- a CDS encoding GtrA family protein — MIFTKKDALKALFLGFFVSIMLLVVIKNLDFKLPINKYLLPVIISPLSVLGLYATYKISQIWRPFVYQFGKFFVVGLSNTFLDLGVLNFLIYITNITHGLYFAIFKAISFTCAVVNSFIWNKNWTFQKQGNFFLFLVVVSGSALLNVGWASYMVDVIGAPEGISAKLWDNIAALSSVFLVLTWNFLGMKYIVFKKRLPPPVNQ; from the coding sequence ATGATTTTTACAAAAAAAGACGCTTTAAAGGCGCTGTTTCTAGGTTTTTTTGTTTCTATAATGTTGTTGGTAGTTATTAAGAATTTAGATTTTAAATTACCAATAAATAAATATTTGTTGCCGGTTATTATATCGCCCCTGTCGGTGCTGGGGCTATATGCAACTTATAAAATATCTCAAATCTGGAGGCCTTTTGTGTATCAGTTTGGAAAATTCTTTGTAGTGGGTTTATCTAACACATTTTTAGATTTAGGGGTTTTGAATTTTTTAATTTACATAACAAACATTACGCATGGGCTTTATTTTGCTATTTTTAAGGCAATATCTTTTACTTGTGCCGTGGTAAATAGCTTTATTTGGAATAAAAACTGGACATTTCAAAAGCAAGGCAATTTCTTTTTGTTTCTTGTGGTAGTTTCTGGTAGCGCTTTGTTAAATGTCGGCTGGGCTTCTTATATGGTAGACGTGATAGGCGCGCCCGAAGGCATTTCGGCAAAACTTTGGGATAATATTGCCGCCTTAAGTTCGGTATTTTTAGTTTTAACTTGGAATTTTTTGGGTATGAAATATATTGTTTTTAAAAAAAGACTTCCCCCGCCAGTTAATCAGTAA